From Neomonachus schauinslandi chromosome 12, ASM220157v2, whole genome shotgun sequence, the proteins below share one genomic window:
- the ZMIZ2 gene encoding zinc finger MIZ domain-containing protein 2 isoform X5, whose product MNPMHPVKPALPPAPHGDGPFAYEAVPWQQSATQPAGSLSVVTTVWGVGNAAQSQVLGSPMGPAGSPPGSSVMPGMAGSGSALNSPQCLGQQAFGEGATPKGFVQQGVYGRGGYPGGPGFTTGYAGGPGVPGGLGLPSHATRPSTDFTQAAAAAAVAAAAATATATATATVAALQEKQSQELSQYGAMGAGQAFNSQFLQHGGPRGPSVPSSMTPAGVGGLLGPSGMSPMGMNPTRAAGMAPLYAGQRLPHHGYPGPAQAQPLPRQGVKRAYSSEVYPGQQFLPGGQYVPGTGQPPAPSSYPGHRLPLQQGMGQALPASGPAGLHYKPAEQFNGQGASFSGGSISYSQPGLSGEVKSPFLPDLKPSVSSLHPSPPGSGPCDELRLTFPVRDGVVLEPFRLQHNLAVSNHAFQLRDSVYKTLMLRPDLELQFKCYHHEDRQMNTNWPASVQVSVNATPLTIERGDNKTSHKPLYLKHVCQPGRNTIQITVTACCCSHLFVLQLVHRPSVRSVLQGLLKKRLLPAEHCITKIKRNFSSGTIPGPNGEDGVEQTAIKVSLKCPITFRRIQLPARGHDCRHIQCFDLESYLQLNCERGTWRCPVCNKTALLEGLEVDQYMLGILIYIQNSDFEEITIDPTCSWKPVPVKPDVHVKEEPDGPVLKRCRTVSPAHVLMPSVMEMIAALGPGAAPFAPLQPPSAPAPGDYPGQGSSFLGPGTFPDSFPPTTPSTPALPEFTAGPPPSSYQSDLPSSLLTPEKAAPCLPGQMAPAGHLDPAHNPGPQGLHAPSLGGPPGPQLHHPNPPPASRQPLGPVSSGPIGELAFSAATGVMGPPMSGAGEAPEPALDVSTGPMLGSTWELGLGTACASSPGSTRFLEGRTLTPQ is encoded by the exons ATGAACCCCATGCACCCTGTGAAACCCGCCCTGCCCCCCGCGCCACACGG TGATGGTCCATTTGCTTATGAGGCGGTGCCTTGGCAGCAGAGTGCCACTCAGCCCGCGGGATCGCTGTCGGTGGTCACGACCGTGTGGGGCGTCGGCAACGCGGCCCAGAGCCAG GTTTTGGGGAGCCCCATgggccctgcagggagcccccCCGGCAGCTCCGTGATGCCTGGCATGGCCGGCAGCGGCTCTGCCCTGAACTCCCCGCAGTGCCTCGGACAGCAGGCCTTTGGAGAGGGTGCCACCCCCAAGGGCTTCGTGCAGCAGGGGGTGTACGGCCGCGGGGGCTACCCCGGGGGCCCCGGCTTCACTACTGG GTATGCGGGCGGCCCGGGGGTGCCCGGGGGCCTGGGTCTGCCTTCACACGCCACACGACCCTCCACCGATTTCACTCAGGCGGCAGCGGCGGCCGCGGTGGCTGCTGCCGCGGCCACCGCCACGGCCACCGCCACGGCCACCGTGGCCGCCCTCCAGGAGAAGCAGAGCCAGGAGCTGAGCCAGTATGGAGCG ATGGGGGCCGGGCAGGCTTTTAACAGCCAGTTCCTGCAGCACGGAGGTCCCCGGGGGCCCAGCGTCCCCAGCAGCATGACCCCTGCCGGCGTGGGAGGGCTGCTGGGCCCCTCTGGCATGAGCCCCATGGGCATGAACCCCACCCGGGCAGCGGGCATGGCACCCCTGTATGCAGGGCAGCGCCTGCCCCACCACGGGTACCCTGGGCCCGCCCAGGCCCAGCCACTGCCCCGACAGGGGGTCAAGAGAGCCTACTCCAGTGAG gTTTACCCAGGGCAGCAGTTCCTGCCGGGGGGCCAGTATGTGCCTGGCACCGGGCAGcctcccgccccctcctcctACCCCGGGCACCGGCTGCCCCTGCAGCAGGGCatgggccaggccctgcctgCCTCTGGCCCTGCAGGACTGCACTACAAG CCCGCAGAGCAGTTCAACGGGCAGGGCGCCAGCTTCAGCGGGGGGAGCATCAGCTACAGCCAGCCTGGCCTGAGTGGG GAGGTCAAGTCTCCTTTCCTGCCCGACCTCAAGCCCAGTGTGAGCTCCTTGCACCCGTCACCCCCCG GCAGCGGCCCCTGTGACGAGCTGCGGCTGACCTTCCCTGTGCGCGACGGGGTGGTCCTGGAGCCCTTCCGCCTGCAGCACAACCTGGCCGTGAGCAACCACGCCTTCCAGCTCCGCGACTCTGTCTACAAGACCCTGATGCTGAG GCCTGACCTGGAGCTCCAGTTCAAGTGTTACCACCACGAGGACCGGCAGATGAACACCAACTGGCCAGCCTCAGTGCAGGTCAGCGTCAACGCCACCCCGCTGACCATCGAGCGCGGCGACAACAAGACGTCCCACAAGCCCCTGTACCTGAAGCACGTGTGTCAGCCGGGCCGCAACACCATCCAGATCACGGTCACGGCCTGCTGCTGC TCCCACCTCTTCGTGCTGCAGCTCGTACACCGGCCGTCCGTCCGCTCGGTGCTGCAGGGTCTTCTCAAGAAGCGCCTCCTGCCCGCCGAGCACTGCATCACCAAGA TAAAGCGCAACTTCAGCAGCGGCACCATTCCCGGGCCCAACGGCGAGGACGGGGTGGAGCAGACGGCTATCAAGGTGTCCCTCAAATGCCCCATCACCTTCCGCAGGATCCAGCTCCCCGCCCGCGGTCACGACTGCCGCCACATCCAG TGCTTTGACCTGGAGTCCTACCTACAGCTCAACTGTGAGCGGGGGACCTGGAGGTGCCCCGTGTGCAA CAAAACGGCGTTActggaggggctggaggtggatCAGTACATGCTGGGAAtcctcatttacattcagaa CTCCGATTTCGAGGAGATCACCATCGACCCCACATGCAGCTGGAAGCCAGTGCCCGTGAAGCCCGATGTGCACGTCAAGGAGGAGCCCGACGGGCCCGTGCTCAAACGCTGCCGCACCGTGAGCCCCGCACACGTGCTCATGCCCAGCGTCATGGAGATGATCGCGGCCCTGGGCCCCGGGGCTGCCCCCTTCGCCCCCCTGCAGCCCCCCTCGGCTCCGGCCCCCGGCGACTACCCCGGGCAGG GTTCCAGCTTCCTGGGACCCGGGACCTTCCCTGACTCCTTCCCGCCTACCACACCCAGCACCCCGGCCCTTCCTGAGTTCACCGCGGGGCCGCCCCCCAGCTCTTACCAGTCCGACCTTCCCAGCAGCCTCCTGACACCAGAGAAGGctgccccctgcctcccaggccag aTGGCACCAGCGGGTCACCTGGACCCGGCCCACAACCCCGGGCCGCAGGGGCTGCACGCCCCCAGCCTTGGGGGGCCCCCGGGGCCCCAGCTGCACCATCCAAACCCTCCCCCAGCATCCCGGCAGCCCCTGGGCCCAGTGAGCTCGGGCCCAATCGGCGAGCTGGCCTTCAGCGCGGCCACAGGCGTGATGGGGCCCCCCATGTCTGGGGCGGGGGAGGCCCCGGAACCGGCCCTGGACGTGAGTACGGGCCCCATGCTGGGGAGCAcgtgggagctggggctggggacgGCGTGTGCATCGTCTCCAGGGTCCACACGCTTCCTAGAAGGGAGGACGCTGACGCCCCAGTGA